In Halorhabdus tiamatea SARL4B, a genomic segment contains:
- the nikR gene encoding nickel-responsive transcriptional regulator NikR, translated as MAVVSVSMPDELLDRIDEFASEHGYTGRSEVVREAARNLMGEFEDQRLEGRDLIALVTVVFNYETTSVEQRLMALRHSHDSLVTANLHSHVSDAYCMEVFVLEGELTDISEFVGQIRAIQDTLTVDYSVTPVDSIEHMIESA; from the coding sequence ATGGCCGTCGTCAGCGTCTCGATGCCCGACGAGTTGCTCGATCGCATCGACGAGTTCGCGTCCGAACACGGGTACACTGGCCGCAGCGAGGTCGTCCGCGAGGCTGCCCGGAACCTGATGGGCGAGTTCGAAGACCAGCGTCTCGAGGGGCGCGACCTGATCGCACTCGTGACCGTGGTGTTCAACTACGAGACGACCAGCGTCGAGCAGCGCCTGATGGCGTTGCGTCACAGCCACGACTCGCTGGTGACCGCGAACCTCCACAGTCACGTCAGCGACGCCTACTGTATGGAAGTGTTCGTTCTGGAAGGCGAACTCACAGACATCTCCGAGTTCGTCGGCCAGATCCGGGCGATCCAGGACACGCTCACGGTCGACTACTCGGTCACGCCCGTTGACAGTATCGAGCACATGATCGAGTCGGCCTGA
- a CDS encoding carbonic anhydrase, with protein MRDVFVSMLAGNDDHARAFDDQFDAVQDGQRPDAVTVTCSDSRVLADHAWGNARPGHLFTVSNIGNRVIQHVDGEAVVSGDVLYPIEHTGTETAVIVGHTGCGAVTATYDALTDGLSEPPGIEYSVGLLVPHLRAGVEALPEELERERAIDHLVEYNVDRQVEFLQNSPDIPESVDVVGVVYDFQDRYDGRRGEVHVVNVDGETDPEVLKAEYPAISDRIERLWVY; from the coding sequence ATGCGGGACGTCTTCGTGTCCATGCTCGCCGGCAACGACGACCACGCGCGCGCATTCGACGATCAGTTCGACGCCGTCCAGGACGGCCAGCGGCCGGACGCCGTCACCGTGACCTGTTCGGACTCGCGCGTCCTCGCCGATCACGCCTGGGGGAACGCTCGGCCGGGCCACCTCTTTACTGTCAGCAACATCGGTAACCGCGTCATCCAGCACGTCGACGGCGAGGCCGTCGTCTCGGGTGACGTCCTCTATCCGATCGAACATACTGGCACCGAAACGGCCGTCATCGTGGGCCACACCGGCTGTGGCGCGGTCACCGCGACCTACGACGCCCTGACTGACGGCCTCTCCGAACCGCCGGGCATCGAATACTCCGTCGGGCTGCTCGTGCCTCACCTCCGGGCGGGCGTCGAGGCGCTCCCCGAGGAGCTGGAGCGCGAACGGGCAATCGACCACCTCGTCGAGTACAACGTCGACCGACAGGTCGAGTTCCTCCAGAATAGTCCGGACATCCCCGAGTCCGTCGACGTCGTCGGTGTCGTCTACGACTTCCAGGACCGCTACGACGGCCGACGTGGGGAAGTCCACGTCGTCAACGTCGACGGCGAGACCGATCCCGAGGTGCTGAAGGCGGAGTACCCTGCTATCAGCGATCGGATCGAGCGTCTTTGGGTGTACTGA
- a CDS encoding Lrp/AsnC family transcriptional regulator, with protein MVEREIDDVDTAILYALQEDARNLSSGDIAERTGTSDSTVRKRIQRLESEDVIKDYSARVDYQKSGYPLRMLLYCTASIPERGELISDILAIDGVVSVQELVTGEQNLLVTVVGESDSDITPVAQELLDMGLTVADEVLVRTHETTPFGRFDPETSTGDDA; from the coding sequence ATGGTCGAACGGGAAATCGACGACGTGGACACGGCGATTCTGTACGCGCTCCAGGAGGACGCCCGGAACCTGTCTTCGGGGGACATCGCGGAGCGAACCGGGACTTCCGACAGCACCGTTCGCAAGCGAATCCAGCGCCTCGAATCCGAGGACGTGATCAAGGATTACAGCGCACGCGTCGATTACCAGAAGTCGGGCTACCCCCTCCGGATGTTGCTCTACTGTACCGCCTCGATCCCCGAACGCGGCGAACTCATTTCGGACATCCTGGCCATCGACGGTGTCGTCTCCGTCCAGGAACTCGTCACCGGCGAACAGAACTTACTCGTTACCGTGGTCGGCGAGTCCGACAGCGACATCACGCCCGTCGCCCAGGAATTGCTCGACATGGGGCTCACCGTCGCCGACGAGGTACTCGTTCGAACCCACGAAACCACCCCTTTTGGCCGGTTCGACCCTGAAACGTCGACCGGGGACGACGCCTGA
- a CDS encoding proton-conducting transporter transmembrane domain-containing protein, with protein sequence MAGRTSKPTVGALPDATVKSPVVSVVLTWLAWALFAASVAALVTRVRFGITGEIPGVVAVDGLTVLLWVVVSFFSGIVHSYSRRYMAGSAHEERFFAGVFGFTVIVMALVAADHLALFWVLWLAMGLVMAALVGIVEGWHQARAAASVARRYFLASSAFLGIGFVTLWWATGAQTVSGVAAAADGLAGPVWLVSAGAVVLAAMIQSALLPFHTWLLASMTAPTPASALMHAGFVNAGGILLTRFAPVVTGDPTLMLVIVVLGAISALGGKFLKAVQPDVKSRLACSTVGQMGFMIMQAGLGFFGAAITHLVLHGFYKAHHFLSAGEEVEHTAPGGESRDLGVVGFGITLLTGLAGGAVFAVLTGKGLHFDSGLVLALIVTLTTLQAARSVVARMSLPAVLRYGAIPVVFLPAIAGYALVYSVVSTLLGDLPVLAAPTELTVVHGVVVAGFLLAYAGVETGVYKRSARLYVALVNASQPPTDTLLTDRGDYNEQ encoded by the coding sequence ATGGCAGGACGCACTTCGAAACCGACGGTCGGAGCGCTCCCGGACGCGACGGTGAAGTCTCCCGTCGTCTCCGTCGTACTGACGTGGCTCGCGTGGGCGTTGTTCGCCGCCAGCGTCGCTGCGCTGGTCACACGAGTGCGATTCGGGATAACGGGGGAGATTCCGGGCGTGGTCGCGGTCGACGGGTTGACCGTTCTACTCTGGGTAGTCGTGTCGTTCTTCAGCGGGATCGTCCACAGTTACTCGCGTCGCTACATGGCGGGTAGCGCTCACGAAGAGCGGTTTTTCGCCGGCGTGTTCGGATTCACGGTGATCGTGATGGCGCTGGTCGCCGCCGACCACCTCGCGCTGTTCTGGGTGCTCTGGCTCGCGATGGGGCTGGTCATGGCAGCCCTCGTCGGTATCGTCGAGGGGTGGCACCAGGCACGGGCGGCCGCCAGCGTCGCCCGCCGGTACTTCCTCGCAAGCAGCGCGTTCCTCGGAATCGGGTTCGTGACGCTGTGGTGGGCGACCGGTGCCCAGACAGTCTCGGGCGTCGCCGCGGCTGCCGACGGGCTGGCCGGTCCAGTCTGGCTTGTGAGTGCTGGAGCCGTCGTCCTCGCGGCGATGATCCAGTCCGCCCTGCTCCCGTTTCACACCTGGCTGCTGGCCTCGATGACTGCGCCCACGCCGGCATCGGCGCTGATGCACGCCGGGTTCGTCAACGCCGGCGGCATCCTCCTGACTCGATTCGCGCCGGTCGTCACTGGTGATCCGACGCTCATGCTCGTGATCGTCGTTCTGGGGGCGATCAGCGCGCTCGGCGGGAAGTTCCTCAAAGCCGTCCAGCCGGACGTCAAGAGCAGGCTGGCCTGTTCGACGGTCGGGCAGATGGGCTTCATGATCATGCAGGCCGGCCTCGGTTTCTTCGGGGCCGCGATCACCCACCTCGTCCTCCACGGGTTCTACAAGGCCCATCACTTCCTGAGTGCGGGCGAAGAAGTCGAACACACCGCTCCGGGCGGCGAGTCTCGTGACCTGGGCGTCGTCGGATTCGGCATCACGCTCCTAACCGGACTCGCCGGCGGCGCGGTGTTCGCGGTTCTGACGGGCAAAGGGCTCCATTTCGACAGCGGGCTCGTGCTCGCGCTGATCGTGACCCTCACGACACTCCAGGCGGCCCGCAGCGTCGTCGCGCGGATGTCGCTGCCGGCAGTCCTCCGGTACGGGGCGATTCCGGTCGTCTTTCTGCCGGCGATCGCTGGCTACGCCCTCGTCTACTCGGTCGTCTCGACGCTCCTCGGCGACCTTCCTGTCCTCGCGGCACCGACTGAATTGACCGTCGTCCACGGCGTCGTCGTCGCCGGATTCCTCCTCGCGTACGCTGGCGTGGAGACTGGCGTTTACAAGCGCAGCGCGCGCCTCTACGTCGCGCTCGTGAACGCGAGTCAGCCGCCGACCGACACCCTCCTGACCGACAGAGGTGACTACAATGAGCAGTGA
- a CDS encoding DUF2309 domain-containing protein gives MSSDTTIEDSIDKAASTVAGAWPIHSFVTANPLSGFEDAPFEEAVRQASDLLGGRGYPSPETFRSALADGRIDREVLAAELAARGYDAEPETLLAQMDDDSDQDGTGAATARVDHVLTKWLSAFLDTGQATWPMPNREDGFYAAFRQMADHDGQIPERGILTDLPSDPVATIETVLESSPESQWVPILEEQLAALPGWTALLKQRASDGSAWQSKAPITLTGYLAARFALLEAFDVDIRPQNSATTRTETATDIAPAFLTAWERSYRNELLDSVAAESESLAESEPAGRPDAQLVFCIDTRSEVIRRHVEATGDYETHGYAGFFGVPMEYQAYDADVSVDAAPPIVDPAHRITEMPTEDDARTSHDRWSAIREAAGEAIETLTANPTTAFGFVEQSGSGYGLSLAARTLLPRRVRELLDAAGDVAPETHEFSEPLLDHQHTYAGDLPVGLTHEEKVEYAETAFELMGIEAFGRLVVFVGHASETTNNPFDSSLDCGACAGNPGGPNARVLAAICNDPAVQTALADRGIDVPGDTVFLAGEHNTTTDEVELFDDEVPESHAEDLEKLRADLSVARENAAGERAAAMKTDDSAGVREIERRAGDWAETRPEWGLAGNAGFVIGPRELTSDLDLDGRAFLHSYDHTTDPDGDALAAIFTGPLVVTQWINAQYYFSTVDTAVYGSGSKITQNPVGNVGVYQGNGGDLMTGLPLQSLKASVDRPHHQPLRLSVAVHAPVERVTDVLAENPAVTELLDNDWLSLSVVDPTQDHRRFHYEEHREWSAVPERAEATAGAPNAPAVADD, from the coding sequence ATGAGCAGTGATACCACGATCGAAGACAGCATCGACAAGGCCGCGAGTACCGTGGCTGGCGCGTGGCCGATCCACTCGTTCGTGACGGCCAACCCCCTCTCGGGATTCGAGGACGCGCCCTTCGAGGAGGCCGTCCGACAGGCAAGCGACCTGCTGGGTGGGCGCGGGTACCCGTCCCCGGAGACGTTCCGGTCGGCGCTTGCAGACGGGCGGATCGACCGCGAGGTCCTCGCCGCGGAACTCGCGGCGCGTGGTTACGACGCCGAGCCCGAAACGCTGCTTGCACAGATGGACGACGATAGCGACCAGGACGGGACCGGCGCTGCCACAGCGCGTGTCGATCACGTCCTGACGAAGTGGCTGTCGGCGTTTCTCGATACGGGGCAGGCGACGTGGCCGATGCCCAACCGCGAGGACGGATTCTACGCCGCCTTCCGTCAGATGGCCGACCACGACGGACAGATCCCCGAACGCGGCATTCTCACCGATCTTCCATCGGATCCGGTTGCAACTATCGAGACCGTTCTGGAGTCGTCGCCGGAGAGCCAGTGGGTGCCGATCCTCGAGGAACAACTGGCTGCCCTGCCCGGCTGGACCGCCCTTCTCAAGCAACGTGCCAGCGACGGGAGCGCCTGGCAGTCGAAAGCCCCGATCACGCTGACCGGCTATCTGGCGGCCCGTTTCGCACTGCTCGAGGCGTTCGACGTCGACATCCGCCCCCAGAACTCGGCCACTACGAGGACCGAGACGGCTACGGATATCGCCCCGGCGTTCCTGACCGCGTGGGAGCGCAGTTACCGGAACGAGCTCCTCGACAGTGTCGCCGCCGAAAGCGAGTCCCTCGCGGAATCCGAGCCCGCGGGTCGCCCGGACGCCCAACTGGTGTTCTGTATCGACACGCGGTCGGAGGTGATCCGCCGCCACGTCGAGGCGACCGGGGACTACGAGACCCACGGCTACGCCGGTTTCTTCGGCGTCCCGATGGAGTATCAGGCCTACGACGCCGACGTGTCGGTCGACGCCGCTCCGCCAATCGTCGATCCGGCACACCGGATCACCGAGATGCCGACCGAGGACGACGCCAGAACGAGTCACGACCGCTGGTCGGCGATCCGTGAAGCTGCCGGTGAGGCGATCGAAACGTTGACAGCGAACCCGACGACGGCCTTCGGGTTCGTCGAGCAATCGGGCAGCGGGTACGGACTGTCGCTTGCGGCCCGGACGCTGCTCCCTCGTCGTGTTCGGGAGCTGTTGGACGCCGCAGGTGACGTGGCCCCCGAGACTCACGAGTTCAGCGAGCCACTCCTCGACCACCAGCACACCTACGCCGGCGACCTCCCGGTCGGGTTGACCCACGAGGAGAAAGTCGAGTACGCCGAGACCGCCTTCGAACTGATGGGTATCGAGGCGTTCGGCCGCCTCGTCGTCTTCGTCGGGCACGCGAGCGAGACGACGAACAACCCCTTCGATTCGAGCCTGGATTGTGGGGCCTGTGCCGGCAATCCCGGTGGCCCGAACGCGCGCGTCCTCGCGGCCATCTGCAACGACCCAGCAGTCCAGACGGCGCTGGCCGACCGCGGTATCGACGTCCCCGGCGACACCGTCTTCCTCGCCGGCGAACACAACACGACGACTGACGAGGTCGAACTCTTCGACGACGAGGTTCCCGAGAGTCACGCCGAGGACCTCGAGAAGCTCCGTGCGGACCTCTCGGTGGCTCGGGAGAACGCCGCTGGCGAACGTGCCGCGGCGATGAAGACAGACGACTCGGCAGGCGTCCGGGAGATCGAACGTCGCGCTGGCGACTGGGCCGAGACGCGCCCGGAGTGGGGGCTGGCCGGTAACGCCGGGTTCGTGATCGGGCCTCGTGAGTTGACGAGCGATCTCGATCTCGATGGACGCGCGTTCCTCCACTCCTACGACCACACGACCGACCCCGACGGCGACGCGCTGGCGGCGATCTTCACGGGCCCGCTGGTCGTCACACAGTGGATCAACGCCCAGTACTACTTCTCGACGGTCGACACCGCTGTCTACGGCAGTGGGTCGAAGATCACACAGAATCCGGTCGGCAACGTCGGCGTCTACCAGGGCAACGGTGGCGACCTGATGACCGGGCTCCCGTTGCAGTCGCTGAAAGCGAGCGTCGACCGGCCCCACCACCAGCCGCTGCGGCTCTCGGTCGCCGTTCACGCGCCCGTCGAGCGTGTCACCGACGTGCTGGCCGAGAACCCGGCGGTGACCGAACTGCTCGACAACGATTGGCTCTCGCTGTCGGTCGTCGACCCCACGCAGGACCATCGCCGCTTCCACTACGAGGAGCACCGCGAGTGGAGCGCGGTCCCGGAGCGTGCCGAAGCGACTGCCGGCGCTCCCAACGCGCCCGCCGTCGCGGACGACTGA
- a CDS encoding acyltransferase, with the protein MSDDATSRHDRLDRHDTPGSRNSLRHWIWTRNPVWMLVVPAIIWALQLVPSVRLKNVVLRLLGAEVDEGVALAFGATPDMLWPDLLELRADAIVGYDATLLCHEYLQDEYRTGTVVVGERAMIGAGAVVLPGVHIGADAQVAANSLVTEDVPPGATVVGVPAEVVRRPERSVPDDGVQSPESGDA; encoded by the coding sequence GTGAGCGACGACGCCACCTCGCGACACGACCGCCTCGACCGCCACGACACTCCCGGGTCGCGCAACTCGCTGCGTCACTGGATTTGGACCCGGAACCCGGTGTGGATGCTCGTCGTGCCGGCGATCATCTGGGCGCTCCAGTTGGTCCCGAGTGTCCGGCTGAAGAACGTCGTGTTGCGGTTGCTCGGGGCCGAAGTCGACGAAGGTGTCGCGCTGGCGTTCGGGGCGACGCCCGACATGCTCTGGCCGGACCTGCTGGAACTCCGTGCGGACGCCATCGTCGGGTACGACGCGACGCTGCTGTGTCACGAGTACCTCCAGGACGAGTACCGCACGGGGACGGTCGTCGTCGGCGAGCGCGCCATGATCGGGGCTGGCGCAGTCGTCCTGCCGGGCGTCCACATCGGGGCGGACGCCCAGGTGGCGGCCAACTCGCTGGTCACCGAGGACGTCCCGCCGGGTGCGACGGTGGTTGGCGTCCCGGCTGAGGTTGTCCGCCGACCGGAGCGGTCGGTGCCCGACGACGGCGTACAGTCACCGGAATCGGGTGATGCCTGA
- a CDS encoding mechanosensitive ion channel domain-containing protein: protein MALALRPLLNVPELVRTLFSEETAVAVAILVLFVGTVLGYLVWRMTRSMLEQAGVPAAVEGTVFERSLQNIGFSTVGLVALLAAIFVYALAIFIALQTAQVIDPTQFWTGFSTYLSQLFVAALAIIVGLIVGDKAALAVSERLRGIKLPQVSVLAPLVKYSIFYVAALVALGQLGVATTALLVLLGVYVFGVLFLGGLAFKHLLAAGAAGFYLLLSEPYCIGDEVEIGDRRGVVQEIDVFVTHIENDEAEFIVPNQRVFQSGITRFR from the coding sequence ATGGCGCTGGCGCTTCGACCGCTGCTTAACGTCCCCGAGCTCGTGCGGACACTGTTTTCCGAAGAGACCGCGGTCGCTGTGGCGATTCTCGTTCTGTTCGTCGGGACTGTGCTCGGCTATCTCGTCTGGCGAATGACACGCTCGATGCTCGAGCAGGCGGGCGTCCCAGCGGCCGTCGAGGGGACGGTCTTCGAGCGTTCACTGCAAAATATCGGCTTCTCGACAGTCGGACTGGTCGCTTTACTCGCGGCGATATTCGTCTACGCGCTGGCGATCTTCATCGCACTCCAGACGGCACAGGTCATCGATCCGACCCAATTCTGGACGGGATTCAGTACGTATCTCTCCCAGCTATTCGTCGCCGCTCTCGCCATCATCGTCGGGTTGATCGTCGGCGACAAGGCGGCGCTGGCCGTCAGCGAGCGACTTCGAGGGATCAAGCTCCCCCAGGTGTCGGTGCTGGCCCCGCTCGTGAAATATAGCATTTTCTACGTGGCTGCCCTCGTCGCACTGGGACAACTCGGCGTGGCGACGACGGCGTTGCTCGTCCTCCTTGGCGTCTACGTCTTCGGCGTGCTGTTCTTGGGTGGACTGGCCTTCAAACACTTACTCGCAGCGGGTGCGGCAGGCTTCTATCTTCTGCTCTCGGAACCGTACTGTATCGGCGACGAAGTCGAGATCGGCGACCGACGCGGCGTCGTCCAGGAGATCGACGTCTTCGTCACCCACATCGAGAACGACGAGGCTGAATTTATCGTCCCCAATCAGCGGGTCTTCCAGTCAGGCATCACCCGATTCCGGTGA
- the dacZ gene encoding diadenylate cyclase DacZ, translating into MSQIDDVLGTLSADIDAVFLFAPSDALYEQLSEEVEAVVVVGAENGPGAERFVELPLDFTAIDDRIRFGIEGALENEFVTETDDVLCLGKTYADDLDTAVRVRAGEFTESGVYDLFVNSRAEPGVIRNVLEVAVELGKKGQKGKPVGALFVVGDAGKVMNKSRPLSYNPFEKSHVHVGDPIVNVMLKEFSRLDGAFVISDSGKIVSAYRYLEPSAEGVDIPKGLGARHMAAGAVTRDTNATAIVLSESDGLVRAFKGGELILELDPEEY; encoded by the coding sequence ATGAGTCAGATCGACGACGTGCTGGGGACGCTGTCGGCCGATATCGACGCCGTATTTCTGTTCGCGCCGAGCGATGCCCTCTATGAACAACTTTCCGAAGAGGTTGAGGCGGTCGTCGTGGTCGGGGCCGAGAACGGCCCTGGCGCGGAGCGGTTCGTGGAGTTGCCGCTCGACTTCACGGCGATCGACGACCGTATTCGATTCGGCATCGAAGGCGCACTCGAAAACGAGTTCGTCACAGAGACCGACGACGTGCTCTGTCTGGGAAAAACGTACGCCGACGACCTCGACACCGCCGTCCGTGTCCGCGCCGGTGAGTTCACCGAATCTGGCGTCTACGATCTGTTCGTCAACTCCCGGGCCGAGCCCGGCGTCATCCGGAACGTGCTGGAGGTCGCCGTCGAGCTCGGGAAGAAAGGCCAGAAGGGCAAACCGGTCGGCGCGCTGTTCGTCGTCGGCGACGCCGGCAAGGTGATGAACAAGTCCCGCCCGCTGAGTTACAACCCCTTCGAGAAGTCACACGTCCACGTCGGCGATCCGATCGTGAACGTCATGCTCAAGGAGTTCTCGCGGCTCGACGGCGCGTTCGTCATCTCCGATTCGGGGAAGATCGTCTCCGCCTACCGCTACCTCGAACCCTCGGCCGAGGGCGTCGACATCCCGAAGGGACTCGGTGCCCGACACATGGCAGCGGGTGCAGTCACCCGCGACACGAACGCGACGGCGATCGTGCTCTCCGAGAGCGACGGGCTGGTACGGGCGTTCAAAGGCGGTGAGTTGATCCTCGAACTCGATCCGGAGGAATACTGA
- a CDS encoding cellulase family glycosylhydrolase, translated as MNEQPQSIHERDSETERTRPTTSRRRFLQAAAGAGIVVASGGVVGHAAADSHTNTLPSLRRNGNLIETPDGETVELHGVNIADPKRVDVTASVRGKDAVQTIDLATDGSRGWHADVVRLPVQPVDIGEHEAGTGPEPPAFDESQLQSYLEDHLDPAVERCGENGAYAIIDYHRHRDIPWTNAALGEEVQLFWDIVAARYGEMNHVIFEVYNEPQGNPNYGVSGQELVDFWSEWKSTAQPWVDTIREYSKNLVLVGSPRWSQMTFGAVIEEFDGDNLGYTLHLYPAHGPTTPADYDDFVTPPNDGGGAVPYDDETPAWEVTPVFMTEWGFDYDAGPAAGGGVNEETAAGADWAEYDPDYGHHVTEWLSTRPVHSTAWEFDVLWDPSMFTRGFDVPDDESWSPYTDGSIPEYVTDRPAEWELQTGGGYMGDTVKQFLRRDPDNDGRIEDVTGDGETTIGDVRRLLNNRDSEGVQTHAHAYDFNGDGTVNAGDVLALFREIY; from the coding sequence ATGAACGAACAACCCCAATCGATCCACGAGCGCGACAGCGAAACCGAACGTACCCGACCGACGACGTCACGGCGTCGGTTCTTGCAGGCAGCGGCCGGAGCCGGTATCGTCGTCGCGAGCGGAGGCGTCGTCGGGCACGCAGCGGCCGATTCTCACACGAACACGCTCCCGTCGCTTCGACGGAACGGTAATCTGATTGAGACGCCTGACGGCGAGACTGTCGAACTCCACGGCGTCAACATCGCCGATCCGAAGCGAGTCGACGTGACTGCCTCGGTACGCGGGAAAGACGCCGTCCAGACCATCGACCTTGCGACGGACGGCAGCCGGGGCTGGCACGCTGACGTCGTCCGACTGCCGGTCCAGCCGGTCGACATCGGCGAACACGAGGCGGGCACGGGACCGGAGCCACCGGCCTTCGACGAATCGCAGTTACAGAGCTACCTCGAGGACCACCTCGATCCGGCCGTCGAGCGCTGTGGCGAAAACGGTGCCTACGCTATCATCGACTATCATCGCCACCGGGACATCCCCTGGACGAATGCGGCACTTGGGGAGGAAGTCCAGCTGTTCTGGGATATCGTCGCGGCGCGGTACGGCGAGATGAACCACGTTATCTTCGAAGTGTACAACGAACCACAGGGCAACCCAAACTACGGTGTCTCGGGCCAAGAGTTGGTGGACTTCTGGAGTGAGTGGAAGTCGACGGCCCAGCCGTGGGTCGACACCATTCGGGAGTACTCAAAGAATCTGGTGCTCGTCGGGTCGCCGCGATGGTCACAGATGACCTTCGGTGCGGTGATCGAGGAGTTCGACGGGGACAATCTCGGCTATACACTCCACCTCTATCCGGCACACGGACCGACGACACCGGCGGACTACGACGACTTCGTCACGCCGCCCAACGACGGCGGTGGGGCGGTTCCCTACGACGACGAGACGCCTGCCTGGGAGGTCACACCGGTCTTCATGACCGAGTGGGGGTTCGATTACGACGCGGGACCGGCCGCGGGCGGCGGCGTCAACGAGGAAACGGCAGCGGGCGCGGATTGGGCGGAATACGATCCAGATTACGGCCATCACGTGACAGAGTGGCTCTCGACGCGCCCGGTACACTCGACCGCATGGGAGTTCGACGTGCTCTGGGACCCCAGTATGTTCACGCGTGGGTTCGACGTCCCCGACGACGAAAGCTGGTCGCCGTACACAGACGGCTCGATCCCGGAGTACGTCACCGATCGACCCGCCGAGTGGGAGCTCCAGACCGGTGGCGGCTACATGGGCGACACGGTGAAGCAGTTCCTGCGGCGAGACCCCGACAACGACGGCCGGATCGAGGATGTGACTGGCGACGGTGAAACCACCATCGGGGACGTGCGGAGACTCCTGAACAACCGCGACAGCGAGGGGGTCCAGACGCACGCACACGCCTACGATTTCAACGGCGACGGGACCGTCAACGCCGGCGACGTTCTCGCGCTATTCAGAGAGATATATTGA
- a CDS encoding cytochrome c oxidase subunit 3 codes for MSIVEDSDAGEGHHLPAEEDWPRGFGEASWWPFITAIGAAGIYAGAALWLLGSGEDPLIGPTAGPAAIVASVFLFLVGLYGWLYHAFVVDFWHRGVDAGGGSGLRLGMLLFLGSEIATFGAGFVYYFFIRAGAWPPDHLPHLLGSLVVVNTAILIASSVTLHVAHLALRRGNRRRFLQWLGVTLALGVVFIAGQAYEYYQFIVVDGFSLSTGTFGSAFYGLTGLHGAHVSLGAILLGIVFVRGLAGQYSEHRHTSVSTVSMYWHFVDAVWVFLVAVLYVGAAA; via the coding sequence ATGAGCATCGTCGAAGACTCGGATGCGGGCGAGGGACATCACCTGCCCGCCGAGGAGGACTGGCCGCGCGGGTTCGGGGAGGCGAGCTGGTGGCCGTTCATCACGGCCATCGGCGCGGCGGGGATCTATGCCGGGGCCGCACTCTGGCTGCTCGGAAGCGGCGAAGATCCGCTGATCGGCCCCACGGCCGGTCCGGCAGCCATCGTCGCCAGCGTCTTCCTGTTTCTGGTTGGGTTGTACGGGTGGCTGTATCACGCCTTCGTCGTGGACTTCTGGCATCGCGGAGTCGATGCAGGTGGGGGCAGCGGCCTCCGGCTGGGGATGTTGCTTTTCCTCGGCTCCGAGATCGCGACCTTCGGTGCCGGGTTCGTCTACTACTTCTTCATCCGGGCCGGCGCGTGGCCGCCCGATCACCTTCCCCACCTGCTGGGGAGCCTCGTCGTCGTCAACACCGCCATCCTGATCGCTTCGAGCGTGACGCTGCACGTCGCTCACCTCGCGCTCCGGCGCGGGAACCGTCGTCGGTTCCTCCAGTGGCTCGGTGTCACCCTCGCGCTTGGCGTCGTCTTCATCGCCGGCCAGGCCTACGAGTACTACCAGTTCATCGTCGTCGACGGCTTCTCGCTGTCGACCGGCACCTTCGGGAGCGCCTTCTACGGCCTGACTGGCCTCCACGGGGCGCACGTCTCACTTGGAGCAATCTTGCTCGGCATCGTCTTCGTGCGCGGGCTCGCCGGCCAGTACTCGGAGCATCGCCACACCTCGGTCAGCACCGTCTCGATGTACTGGCACTTCGTCGACGCGGTCTGGGTGTTCCTCGTCGCCGTGCTGTACGTCGGGGCGGCAGCCTGA